The Mucilaginibacter yixingensis genome window below encodes:
- a CDS encoding DUF1810 domain-containing protein: MIHYHLQRFTEAQDNDYETALAEIKNGQKRSHWMWYIFPQIAGLGTTATSKFYAIKDIGEATAYLMDEQLSLRLVTICKALIKLKTRDALAVFGAPDHLKLRSSMTLFDAVPATFPVFGQVLEKFFNGERDLRTLDLLQASRS; encoded by the coding sequence ATGATCCATTACCATTTGCAACGTTTTACAGAAGCCCAGGACAACGATTATGAAACCGCTTTGGCGGAAATCAAAAACGGGCAGAAACGCAGTCACTGGATGTGGTATATCTTTCCTCAGATTGCGGGCCTAGGGACCACCGCGACCTCCAAATTCTACGCGATCAAAGATATCGGTGAAGCCACTGCCTATCTGATGGATGAGCAGTTAAGTTTACGGCTGGTCACCATCTGTAAAGCATTGATAAAGCTCAAAACCAGGGATGCGCTGGCCGTATTCGGCGCTCCCGACCATTTGAAATTGCGTTCATCCATGACCCTGTTCGATGCGGTACCGGCTACCTTCCCGGTCTTTGGCCAGGTGCTGGAAAAGTTTTTCAACGGCGAAAGAGATCTCCGGACACTGGATTTACTCCAGGCAAGCCGCAGTTAA
- a CDS encoding low affinity iron permease family protein translates to MVFLIQKSQNKDSKAIHLKLNELLASHEGTSNRMVNIEDLTEEELDHLYKFYIQLSKLAQQEHDLTTTHSIDAAEENQKHKSSIRKPKTK, encoded by the coding sequence ATGGTCTTTCTGATCCAGAAATCGCAGAATAAGGATTCCAAAGCGATCCACCTCAAACTGAATGAACTGCTGGCCTCGCATGAGGGAACCAGTAACCGCATGGTCAATATTGAGGACCTCACGGAGGAGGAACTGGATCATTTATATAAATTCTATATCCAGTTATCCAAACTGGCTCAACAAGAGCATGACCTGACCACGACGCATTCCATCGATGCCGCCGAGGAAAACCAGAAACATAAATCCAGTATCCGCAAACCTAAAACCAAATGA
- a CDS encoding manganese catalase family protein — protein sequence MFHHVKDLQFNARVSRPDPRFANLLLEQFGGENGELAAAMQYFTQAFGAKVSHPDKYDMLMDIAIEEFSHLEIVGATIQMLLKGVNGELKDAAEQSEIMVAMNGKAEKESVIHAALSANPQFLIITGGGPTPRNSQGVPWCASYINSNGDLTVDLRSNLASESRAKLVYEHLMKFTDDPYIHETLSFLMTREVTHYKLFEAALNSIQPNFPPGVLAADPRFLQNTYNLSGGTVRGPWNQGEIPGMGKDFVYVENPVHQARETEGQTKLPEDFKSELKDKEKLDQQMSKAKSAEVTNAEPKGVAQWSTYKDNEK from the coding sequence ATGTTTCACCACGTTAAAGATTTACAATTCAACGCCAGGGTTTCGCGCCCTGACCCACGCTTTGCTAACCTGTTACTGGAGCAATTCGGCGGCGAAAACGGCGAACTGGCAGCGGCCATGCAATACTTTACCCAGGCCTTCGGCGCTAAAGTCTCGCACCCCGACAAGTATGATATGCTGATGGATATTGCTATCGAAGAATTCTCCCACCTGGAGATCGTCGGCGCGACCATCCAGATGCTGTTAAAAGGCGTTAACGGCGAGCTAAAAGACGCCGCCGAACAAAGCGAGATCATGGTGGCCATGAACGGCAAAGCGGAAAAAGAAAGCGTGATCCATGCGGCCTTATCCGCTAATCCCCAGTTTCTGATCATTACCGGTGGCGGGCCGACCCCGCGTAACAGCCAAGGGGTGCCCTGGTGCGCGTCGTATATCAATTCCAATGGCGACCTGACCGTCGATCTGCGCAGCAATCTGGCTTCCGAATCCCGCGCGAAACTGGTTTACGAGCACCTGATGAAATTTACCGATGACCCCTATATTCATGAAACGCTTTCCTTCCTGATGACCCGGGAGGTGACCCATTACAAACTGTTTGAAGCCGCGCTAAACAGCATTCAGCCCAACTTCCCTCCGGGTGTACTGGCAGCCGATCCGCGCTTTTTACAAAATACCTATAACTTATCCGGGGGCACCGTAAGAGGGCCATGGAACCAGGGAGAAATTCCAGGCATGGGCAAGGATTTTGTGTATGTGGAGAACCCGGTTCATCAGGCACGGGAAACCGAGGGCCAAACCAAACTACCCGAAGATTTCAAGAGCGAACTGAAGGATAAAGAGAAGCTCGACCAGCAGATGAGCAAAGCCAAAAGCGCGGAAGTGACCAACGCCGAGCCTAAAGGCGTAGCGCAATGGAGTACCTATAAGGACAATGAAAAATAA
- a CDS encoding low affinity iron permease family protein has translation MKKKKHFFERFSNWATAATGSSAAFIIASATILIWAVTGPVRKPGS, from the coding sequence ATGAAAAAGAAAAAGCATTTTTTTGAACGGTTTTCGAATTGGGCGACCGCGGCGACCGGGAGTTCGGCGGCATTCATCATCGCATCAGCCACGATCCTGATCTGGGCGGTGACCGGGCCGGTGCGGAAACCTGGCAGCTGA